A window of the Scleropages formosus chromosome 5, fSclFor1.1, whole genome shotgun sequence genome harbors these coding sequences:
- the LOC114910602 gene encoding uncharacterized protein LOC114910602 isoform X1, whose amino-acid sequence MFGGACPPALRRSLDQPAVPQGQRGDRGVTGPSGTGARGAQKAERGRRLERGGGGCGGGSGSSDTLQFLVSVRALNVGALPWSRGRIAAPHPSPDTFLHPVQGEEFQLGEREREPRFHMDESFMGASGVAPLLAYAEHAVGLLADTLRSRLTHSLAGGRLRAHRPRAPGWPWSQTPRAYPSSSPEATSRQAAPHVDLASFLHCSFLRRAPCEEHHLTALRAASVQNAVARSLSHVHRSTAGLAMSARGVAGRRRVVEALVSACCV is encoded by the exons ATGTTTGGCGGAGCATGCCCCCCCGCGCTGCGCCGCTCTCTCGACCAGCCGGCCGTCCCACAGGGGCAGCGCGGGGACCGCGGGGTGACCGGACCCTCTGGGACGGGGGCCAGGGGCGCACAAAAAGCGGAACGAGGTCGACGCCTGGAACGCGGAGGTGGCGGATGCGGCGGAGGCAGCGGCAGCAGCGACACTCTGCAGTTCCTCGTGTCTGTACGAGCGCTCAATGTGGGCGCGCTTCCCTGGTCGAGAGGGCGTATTGCGGCCCCGCACCCCTCGCCGGACACTTTCCTGCACCCTGTGCAGGGAGAGGAGTTCCAGCTGggggagcgagagagggagCCCCGCTTTCACATGGATGAATCATTCATGGGTGCCTCTGGCGTGGCACCGCTCTTAGCATATGCTGAGCATGCAGTTGGTCTGCTTGCCGACACGCTTCGCTCAAGGCTAACGCACTCCTTGGCCGGGGGCCGCCTCCGCGCCCACAGGCCTCGGGCCCCCGGATGGCCGTGGAGCCAAACACCTCGTGCCTACCCCAGCAGCTCTCCGGAGGCTACTTCACGGCAGGCAGCGCCTCACGTGGACCTCGCTTCGTTTTTACACTGCT CATTTTTGCGTCGTGCTCCCTGTGAAGAGCACCATCTGACCGCACTGCGTGCTGCATCGGTGCAAAACGCAGTGGCGCGCAGCTTGTCGCACGTCCACCGCAGCACTGCTGGATTGGCCATGAGCGCACGGGGGGTCGCGGGGCGTCGGAGGGTCGTCGAAGCTCTGGTCTCAGCCTGCTGCGTCTAG
- the LOC114910602 gene encoding uncharacterized protein LOC114910602 isoform X2 → MFGGACPPALRRSLDQPAVPQGQRGDRGVTGPSGTGARGAQKAERGRRLERGGGGCGGGSGSSDTLQFLVSVRALNVGALPWSRGRIAAPHPSPDTFLHPVQGEEFQLGEREREPRFHMDESFMGASGVAPLLAYAEHAVGLLADTLRSRLTHSLAGGRLRAHRPRAPGWPWSQTPRAYPSSSPEATSRQAAPHVDLASFLHCCPGRLWDPGT, encoded by the coding sequence ATGTTTGGCGGAGCATGCCCCCCCGCGCTGCGCCGCTCTCTCGACCAGCCGGCCGTCCCACAGGGGCAGCGCGGGGACCGCGGGGTGACCGGACCCTCTGGGACGGGGGCCAGGGGCGCACAAAAAGCGGAACGAGGTCGACGCCTGGAACGCGGAGGTGGCGGATGCGGCGGAGGCAGCGGCAGCAGCGACACTCTGCAGTTCCTCGTGTCTGTACGAGCGCTCAATGTGGGCGCGCTTCCCTGGTCGAGAGGGCGTATTGCGGCCCCGCACCCCTCGCCGGACACTTTCCTGCACCCTGTGCAGGGAGAGGAGTTCCAGCTGggggagcgagagagggagCCCCGCTTTCACATGGATGAATCATTCATGGGTGCCTCTGGCGTGGCACCGCTCTTAGCATATGCTGAGCATGCAGTTGGTCTGCTTGCCGACACGCTTCGCTCAAGGCTAACGCACTCCTTGGCCGGGGGCCGCCTCCGCGCCCACAGGCCTCGGGCCCCCGGATGGCCGTGGAGCCAAACACCTCGTGCCTACCCCAGCAGCTCTCCGGAGGCTACTTCACGGCAGGCAGCGCCTCACGTGGACCTCGCTTCGTTTTTACACTGCT